CTCGGCCGACCGGAGCCGACCGCCGGAGAGGCCGTCCCACTCGACGCGGTAGCCCAGTCGCGAGAGGACGGCGCTGGTCTCGGTGATCCCCGCCTTCGCGAGGACGCTTTCGGCCTCCGAGAGCGACTGACCGGTTTCGAGGCGCTCCGCGAGCCTCCCGAGGACGGCCGGTCGGACGAGGGTCCGTCCCACCAGTTCGTGCTCGGGAAAGTCGATGTCTGCAAGGGCGTCCTCGCTGACGCCGTGGCGGGCCGCGAGCGCGGCGATCGAAAGGGCGTCCGCCTCGGGCGAGAGCGCCTCAGGGAGGGAGGCGGCGCTCGCGGCGACGAGGCGCTCCTCGTAGCGGCGTAGTGCGTCACGGACGTCCTTGATCCGCACGGTCCCCGAGTAGGGGATGACGCGGTGATCGCGTGCCTCGATAGCCTCCCCGACGCCCAGCGATTCGTCGACCGCGACGAGCAACTCGACGTCCTCGACGCGATCCAGCTGGTCAAGCTTCTTTGCGACGTACTCGGGGGTCCAAAACCCCATGATTTCGAAGTGGACCCGGAACTCCGCGTGGGCGTAGTCGAACGCGAAGTCGGGGATCATCACGCTCGCACCGACTTCCAATGGTTCGGGCTCACGCTGGAGGTCCCAGTCGAGGTCGAGCGCCGAAAACCGGGTCGCGAACTCGCGCTCGACCGCGCTGTCGTAGCTCACCTCGACGACGGGCTCCGAATCGGGCGATCGCAGGGGATCGGCGTCGGAGAGTTCGAGGGTTCGTTCGGTGCCGTGGTCGTCGATCGTCGCCGTCAGCTCCCACTCGCCTGCCTCGACCACGGCCCGGAGCAGACGGGCAAAGCGGGTGCCGTACCGACGGGTCGCCCGGAACAGGGCGTCGGGACCGGTGACGAGGAGCTCTCGCCCCGAGCCCGTTTTCCGGACCTCGTAGAGCAACCCCAGGCGCTTTGTCGCCGAGACGAGCCGGCGGGGGTCGTCGCTTCGGATCCGTATCTCGCGGGCGTCGAACAGCGCGGTCTGGGCCAGCGAGAGGTCGTACTGGGCGAGCAGGGCGTCGGGATCGTACCGGTCGTCGAGCGCGACGAGCACCTGGCGTTCCTCCCGGTCGGCGTACAGCGCCCGGTCGAGCCGGTCCGGGGCGATTCCGAGGCTGTCGGCCGCCCGCGAGAGCGCCCGCTCGCGGTCGTCGTCGTTCGCGACCAGCAGTGCCTCGCCGGCCTCGAAGGCCGCTCGGCGGGCGCGTGCGGGGGAGACGGCCGCCCGTGTCTCGAAGGTCGCCTCGCGTTCGAGGAGTTTCGCGAGCCCCCGGACGAGCTTGAAGTCGTACTCGCCTTCGAGGTCAGCGAGCGCGCCGTCGAGTTCCGACCGGGGATCGCCGACGTGGTCCTCGAAAGTGCCGAGGACTTTCGCGGCCAGCGGGCGGTGTTCACGCCCGGCGAACTGGAGGTGGTAGCCCCCGCCCGCACGCGAGACGCGAAGCAGGTCCTTGGTCAGCACTGCCGACAGGTAGGGACCCGGGGGTGAAAAACGCGCCCAAACACCGGCGATAGCAGGCGCGCTCGGGCAAGCCGGCCGGCGATCCGGCCGCGACGCCAACGGTCGGGTACCGATGATCGTCGACAAATGCCGACTGTGCGAGTTCTACGTCGTCGTCGAAAGCCCGGCCGACCACCACCGCCTCATACAGGCCCACGAGCGACGCGAACACGGTGAGATCGGACCGGACCGACTGGACCGCCACCCCGACACCTGATCAGCGCCGCCGGGCCGCGACGTTCTCCTCCGCGGTGTCCTCGCTGACGAGTTCGTACAACAGCGCTCGCTTTCCCTCGCCGGGGCGTAAGATCCGGCCCAGCCGCTGGGTGAACTCCCGCTCGGAGCCGCTGCCCGAGAGCACCACGGCGACGCTGGCGTCGGGGACGTCAACGCCCTCGTCGAGGACGTTCGAGGCGACGACTCTGGAGTACGTCCCCTCGCGGAACCGGTCGAGGACCTCGCGGCGCTCTTTGGTCCCCGTACGGTGAGTGATCGCCGGGATGAGAAACCGTTCGGAGAGCCGGTAGACCAGGTCGTTGTGGGCGGTGAAGACGATGATTCGCTCGCCGTGGTGGCGCTCGAGGATCGCGCCCAACTGTTCGACCTTCCGCTCGGCGTTCGAGACGATCTCGCGAGCGTGCTGTTTCGCGAGCAGCGCTTCCCTCGCCCGGGGGTCCGACCCCGAACGTTTGACGAGTTCCTGATAGTCGCTGCCCCGGCGCATCTCGATGCCCGATTCGCGTAGATAGGAGACGAACGTCTCCTGGTTTCGCTCGTACTCCTCGCGCTCTCGTTCGGTGAGCGACACCTCGATCCGTTTGACGTCGTAGGGTGCGAGGTGCTCGCCGGCCAGTTCCTCGGCGCTCGTCCGGTAGACGACCGGCCCGACGAGGTCCTCGATGAGCTCGTGGGCGCCGTCGGGGCGCTCGAAGGTCGCGGTCAGTCCCAACCGAGCGGGCGCGGCCAGCAGGCGGGCGATCTCGCGATAGCCCTCGCCGCCGAGGTGATGCACCTCGTCGAAGACGACGAGGGAAAAGACGTCGCCGACCGAGTCGGCCTTCAGATACGCCGAGTCATAGGTCGAGACGGTGATCGCCTCCATCGACTGGACGCCACCGCCGAACTGCCCCACGGGGATATCGAACTCCGCGCGCAGCTCCTCGCGCCACTGGTTCAGCAGGTCGATCGTGGGCACGACGATCAGCGTCGGACAGGCGAGGGTCTCGATGGCCTTCATCGCGATCACGGTCTTGCCGCTCCCCGTCGGGAGTTCGAGCACACCCCGGTTCCCGTTGTCGTCCCACGCGTCGAGGGCCGCCTGCTGATAGGACCGCAGTTCGTACGCAGAGACGAGCCCGCGGAGGAACGACCGATCGAAGACGAGGTCCGCGTACTCGATGTCGCGCTCGTCGAGTCGTACTCGGAGATCCGCGTAGCGAAACGCGGGCGCTCGGTGGACCAGACTGCGGGGGTCGTATTCGAGGATCGGGTCCGACGGGACCGCCTCCCGCACGGCCTCGCGTTCGCGCTCGGGCCCGCTCGCGCGGATCGTCCCGTCCTCGTAGGTGAGCCGGATCGCCACTAGAGAAGGGTTGTCGGTCGGGGTGTATAACGACCGCGACGATCAGTTGAACAGTCGACAGTTCCACGGCCCGCCCCACCGCGGGAGAATCGTGCGATTCGCCGGGCCGGGATCGCGGTCCTGCTATCGGCCGTCGGTTCGTCCGGATGTAACTTACGACCCGACCTTCCCGACGATACGCAGACACGTTCATGCCCTCATCCGACCAACTCAAAGAGGGGAATACGATGGAAACACGAACGACCGAACGAGGGGAGGAACGGGTGGGGAACAGCGCCAGCGAGACGTGGCGGACGCTTATGGTCGTTGGCGGAGTACTGGCGATACTCGGGATGCTTGCGGTCGTGTTCCCGTTTGTCACGGGGATCGGAATCGAGCTGCTGCTCGGCGGACTGTTAGTCGTCGGCGGGCTCATCCATGCGTGGCACGCGCTCAGCGCGCGGGGTTGGGCCGGCTTCCTCGGCGGCGTGGCCCTCGGCGCGCTCTACGTGATCGCCGGGCTGGTGTTGCTCGTGAACCCTGTCGTCGGGCTGGCGACGCTCACCCTGCTGGTGGGGAGCTTCTTCGTCGTCGACGGGGTCGTTGAGCTCTACATGGGCCTTCGGGTCCGCCCCGAGACGAACTGGGTGGGGCTGGTGGTCAGCGGCGTCCTCTCGCTGGTGCTGGCGTGGCTGATCCTCGCGGGCTGGCCGAGCACGGCCGTCTGGGCGGTCGGGGTCCTGTTCGGGATCAACCTGCTGACGACCGGGCTGGCGATGGCTGCGGTCGCGATGGGCGGGCGCCGGACCGAGCGGGCGGCGGTCGGCTCCGGGACGGCCCGTCCCGAGTGATCCCGTTGGTCCGGTTCTGTAACCCTTAAACCTGCGGGGGCGCACCCTCGATACATGAGCAACGAGGAGCCGGCGGCCCCCGAGGAGGACCGGGAACCGACGGAGCCAGCGGCGGACGAGCCGGCCGAAGCGACTGGAACGGACGGCGTCGACGAGACGTCCGAAGACGAACGCGAGGGCCGAATCGCAGAACTCGAAGCCGAACTCGAGGAGCGCGAGGAACGCATCGAGGAGCTCGAATCGCGCCTGAAGCGCACGCAGGCGGACTTCCAGAACTACAAGAAGCGCGCGAAAAAGCGCCAGGAGCAACTCGAAAAGCGTGCCACCGAGGACCTCGTGACCCGGCTGCTCGACGTTCGGGACAACCTCAAACGAGCCCTCGAGGAGGAAAGCGAGGACGCGGAAAGCCTCAAACAGGGCGTCGAGATGACGCTCTCGGAGTTCGACCGCGTGCTCGAAGACGAGCGCGTCAGCGAGGTCGCACCCGAGCCGGGAGCCGAGGTCGACCCCCAGCGCCACGAGGTAATGATGCGCGTCGAAAGCGACCAGCCAGAGGGCGCGATCGACGAGGTCTACACGCCGGGTTACGAGATGAGCGAGAAGGTGCTTCGCCCGGCACAGGTCACCGTCAGCGACGGTACGGAAGAGTAGTGTTGCGGTTCCGGTTTTTCGGCGAGTTCGAGCGCGCGAATCGCCGGAAATCGGACGCCAGCGGCCCACTGGTATCGATTCACGCAGTCGCGTGATGTAGCAAGGTTTAACCGACCAAGAACGCAACGTCAGGCCAACAATGGCGAGTAACAAGATTCTCGGTATCGATCTCGGGACCACCAACAGCGCCTTTGCGGTCATGGAAGGTGGGGATCCCGAGATCATCGTCAACGGCGAGGGCGACCGGACGACACCGTCGGTCGTCGCCTTCACCGACGACGGCGAACGGCTCGTCGGCAAACCGGCGAAGAACCAGGCGATCCAGAACCCCGACCGGACGATCGCCTCGATCAAACGCCACATGGGCGAGGACGATTATACCGTCGAGGTCGAGGGCGAAGAGTACACGCCCGAACAGCTCTCGGCGATGATCCTCCAGAAGATTAAACGCGACGCCGAGGAGTACCTCGGCGACGACGTCGAGAAGGCCGTCATCACGGTGCCAGCGTACTTCAACGACAAGCAGCGCCAGGCGACGAAGGACGCCGGCGAGATCGCCGGCTTCGAGGTCGAGCGCATCGTCAACGAGCCGACCGCCGCCTCGATGGCCTACGGGCTCGACGACGATTCGGACCAGACCGTTCTCGTCTACGACCTCGGTGGGGGAACCTTCGACGTCTCCATTCTCGATCTCGGAGGTGGGGTTTACGAGGTCGTCGCGACCAACGGGGACAACGATCTGGGTGGCGACGACTGGGA
The DNA window shown above is from Halalkalicoccus jeotgali B3 and carries:
- a CDS encoding DEAD/DEAH box helicase; amino-acid sequence: MAIRLTYEDGTIRASGPEREREAVREAVPSDPILEYDPRSLVHRAPAFRYADLRVRLDERDIEYADLVFDRSFLRGLVSAYELRSYQQAALDAWDDNGNRGVLELPTGSGKTVIAMKAIETLACPTLIVVPTIDLLNQWREELRAEFDIPVGQFGGGVQSMEAITVSTYDSAYLKADSVGDVFSLVVFDEVHHLGGEGYREIARLLAAPARLGLTATFERPDGAHELIEDLVGPVVYRTSAEELAGEHLAPYDVKRIEVSLTEREREEYERNQETFVSYLRESGIEMRRGSDYQELVKRSGSDPRAREALLAKQHAREIVSNAERKVEQLGAILERHHGERIIVFTAHNDLVYRLSERFLIPAITHRTGTKERREVLDRFREGTYSRVVASNVLDEGVDVPDASVAVVLSGSGSEREFTQRLGRILRPGEGKRALLYELVSEDTAEENVAARRR
- a CDS encoding nucleotide exchange factor GrpE, yielding MSNEEPAAPEEDREPTEPAADEPAEATGTDGVDETSEDEREGRIAELEAELEEREERIEELESRLKRTQADFQNYKKRAKKRQEQLEKRATEDLVTRLLDVRDNLKRALEEESEDAESLKQGVEMTLSEFDRVLEDERVSEVAPEPGAEVDPQRHEVMMRVESDQPEGAIDEVYTPGYEMSEKVLRPAQVTVSDGTEE
- a CDS encoding DUF790 family protein, which produces MLTKDLLRVSRAGGGYHLQFAGREHRPLAAKVLGTFEDHVGDPRSELDGALADLEGEYDFKLVRGLAKLLEREATFETRAAVSPARARRAAFEAGEALLVANDDDRERALSRAADSLGIAPDRLDRALYADREERQVLVALDDRYDPDALLAQYDLSLAQTALFDAREIRIRSDDPRRLVSATKRLGLLYEVRKTGSGRELLVTGPDALFRATRRYGTRFARLLRAVVEAGEWELTATIDDHGTERTLELSDADPLRSPDSEPVVEVSYDSAVEREFATRFSALDLDWDLQREPEPLEVGASVMIPDFAFDYAHAEFRVHFEIMGFWTPEYVAKKLDQLDRVEDVELLVAVDESLGVGEAIEARDHRVIPYSGTVRIKDVRDALRRYEERLVAASAASLPEALSPEADALSIAALAARHGVSEDALADIDFPEHELVGRTLVRPAVLGRLAERLETGQSLSEAESVLAKAGITETSAVLSRLGYRVEWDGLSGGRLRSAEE
- a CDS encoding HdeD family acid-resistance protein, which encodes METRTTERGEERVGNSASETWRTLMVVGGVLAILGMLAVVFPFVTGIGIELLLGGLLVVGGLIHAWHALSARGWAGFLGGVALGALYVIAGLVLLVNPVVGLATLTLLVGSFFVVDGVVELYMGLRVRPETNWVGLVVSGVLSLVLAWLILAGWPSTAVWAVGVLFGINLLTTGLAMAAVAMGGRRTERAAVGSGTARPE